The Nitrospirota bacterium genomic sequence GCTCGAACATCGAGACGCCTTCAGGATTAATGTTGCCGCCTGAGGCCACGCCAAGGCCTCCCTGAATCATGGCGCCAAGATCGGTAATGATGTCACCGAACAGGTTTTCCGTAACAGCCACGTCAAACCATTCGGGGTTCTTCACAAACCACATGTTGGCTGCATCAACATGGTTATAGTCGCGCTTCAACTCAGGGTACTGCTTTTGCCCCATCTCTTCGAAAGCGCGGTACCAGAGGTCTCCGCAATGGGTAAGCACATTGCGTTTGTGGATGAGCGTAATCGGCTTTGCCGCGTACTTCGGGTTCATGGCGTTGCGTTTTCTCTTCAGTTCAAAGGCATACTTCAGGCAGCGGTCAACAGTCCTGCGGTCGTACACCATCAGTTGCGTGGCGATCTCATCGGGTGTGCCTACACGCGTTGCCCCTCCGATGCTGGTATAAATGCCCCCCGTGTTTTCACGGATAACCACAAAATCGATATGCTCAGGCCCCTTGTCCTTTAGCGGGGTTTCAACATTCGGATAGAGTTTGACCGGCCTGAGGTTGATGTATTGGTCAAGGGCAAACCGTGTCTTCAGAAGTATCCCTGTCTCAAGAATGCCTGGTTTTACATCGGGGTGGCCGATCGCGCCTAAAAACATGGAGTCAAACTTTCTGAACTCCTCAATAGCGCTGTCAGGCAGCGTCTCGCCGGTCCTGAGATAGCGCTCAGCACCGAAATCATAACTGGTGTATTCGAGTTTGAAGCCGGACTTTGCAGCCGCAGCATTAAGGACCTTGACTCCTTCCCGGACAACTTCGGGACCTGTGCCGTCACCGGGGATAAGCGCTATATTGTACGTCTTTGCCATGAAATCCTCCTGCATTGAAAAAGTGCAGTATCTTAGCATAGATTATCCACTTCTTAGAAGTTGACGTAGGGCGGCAAACAACAGGCAGAAAGTCGACAATGCGGGGAAATGAGACCCAAGGAGATCCCTTTTGTTCACGCGGTTACAGTCTGGTATTTTGTTCTTGCATCAGTCTGAGCAGTCATACGGACAGTTTCAAGATCGTTGAAATGCTTTCCGAGAACAGCCACGATCTGACCGTTCAATGCTGATCGCACGCTCATATCATCAAGAACCCTAAGTGTATCGGACCGCTTCATTCCGCGCCGGTAAGGACGATCTTCCGTCAAAGCGGTAAATACATCGGCAACAGCCATGACCTGCGATCCCAGGGGGAGGTCCTTTTCTTTCAGGTGAAAGGGATATCCGGAGCCGTCCAGCCGCTCATGATGAAATGCAGCCCATTTATTTATGGTCTGCAGCGCTGCGATAGGCTGCAAAATCCTGTAGGTGTAAAACGTATGATGCCGCACTACATTAAATTCCTTCCTGTTGAGTCCGGAAGGTTTATCAAGAATCTCCACGGGAACCGCAAGTTTGCCAAGATCGTGCATATAGCCCGCAATCCTCATGGCAGTGCAGTCATGCTGCGAAAATCCCAGTTTGCCCGCCAAAAATTCCGCACTGGCCGCGACTCCGCTTGAATGAGTGGCCGTAAAAGGGCTCTTGAAATCTATGATCCGCGAAAAAAGCTGCGAAAAGCCAAGCATATCCTTTGAGGCGATGCCGACTTGTGCAGACCGCAGCCTCTGCGACAATATGGTTTGAATCGAGGGAGATGCAAGATCAAGCCAAAAATATTCTTTTGCCGACATCGCCATGAATATATCCACCAGTTCAGGATGAAACAGCCTTCCTGCGCCAGCCTGAATGATCCTGCATATCCGGCTCGCCTGACTGAGGATCTCTTTCTTCCTGTTAATCAATACGGCAATCCGGTCAGCCAGATGAAGCATATGACTGGCAAGGGGAACTTCCTGTCCTTTAAATTCCCTGCCCGTTCCATGATCCCAGGGGACATGATGGAACCTGACCATAGTGGCCACGACCGAAAGAGGGGAAAAGAGTCGGAGCAATGCATAACCGTTTTCAGCATGTCTGTGCGGGTGCTGTATCTCAAAAGCCAGGGTATTTCTTCGCTCGGCGAGGCTGAAGGCACCGATATCGTGTAGAGCTCCAGCCAAGACGATATCCTTCTGTTGGGCCAGGGAGAGACCCATTTCAGCCGCCATGCTATGCGCGATATAGGCCACCCTCTTATGGTGATCGACAACCGATGAATCGATAAAGTCCATGGCATCGGACAGGCAGATCATCAGGTCAATCAACTTTATCTTCTTGCCCTGCTCCATCAAAATTCCCCTGAATTCATAGTATATCCATTGTATCATATGAAGGAACCGGTAACGATTCTTTCCCGTAAAATCATATTCCCTTTCTCATGTTGCTGATGAATCGACTTTGCAGTAAAATAGAACAAAAATTATTAAGGAGCGGCAATGCACCCTTCACATACAGTTGCTTCATCATGCTGGAAAACAATACTTTCAGATGTAGAGAATAACCGTCAGCTTCTGTCGGAGATCGAAAGGTTCGCGCGTGAAAATACAACGCCGGCAGAGGTCGTATTCGGCACATCAGGTTGGCGCGGCGAGATTGGCACTGATTACACCTTCAACAATGTCCGCATTGTCACGTCTGCGATCATTGAGATGTTCAGATCAAATGATGGTGAGGTCGTACAGGCAATGGGAGTAAAGGACTTCGATGAGATAAAAAAACGGGGAGCCATTGTTGGCCATGACAACCGCTTTCTGGGTCCGGACTTTGCCAAGGAGGTAATCGGCCTTCTCCAGAAGGCAGGCATTAAGGCCTGGTATGCAGGCGAATCTGCAACACCTGAATTCTCTGCAGGCATCGAGATGCTCAAGGCAGCATGCGCCATTAACCTTACCCCATCGCATAATCCTGCAAACTATGCCGGCTTCAAGTTCAATCCCTCTGACGGCGGACCGGCCGGCTCGGAAATAACCGTAAAGATTGAGATGATCGCAAACCGAATGATGGCAGAGGTTTCTGTGCCTGAAACCGTTGCGCCCATTACAATCGAAAAAGTCGACCTAACCTCTCTGTATCTCGAATATATCCAGCAGCGAAAAACGATCGACCTTCAGAAGATAAATAAGTTCATTGCAGAGGCAGACTGTATCATATGCATTGATAATGTCCATGGGTCAACACGCGGCAGGGTGCAGCGCATTCTCGGTGAAAATCCGAAGATCTCGTATCTCAGGACCGTCGACGATTTTCTCTTCGGCGGTGTCGCACCTGAGCCTTCTGAAACAAATATGGCAGGGGTGGAAAAGGTCCTTGCTGAAAGCAGGGCAGTGCTGAAACTCGGCGTAATCATGGACCCTGACGGCGACCGTATTCGTTTCTCTGACGGCACAACACAGATACCCATGAACTATTTCGGCGCAATGGCCCTGCATTTTCTTCATGTCCACAAAAAGTTTAATGGTGTTGTGGCAAAGTCTGTCGGCACAAGCAATCTGGTAAATGCAATCGCAGAAAAGCTCGGCATTCCGATAAAAGAGACTAAAGTCGGTTTCAAGAACTTCAGGCCATATCTTCTGCCGTCTTCAGGAGAAAAGGCAGTAGTTGCATTTGAAGAGTCAGACGGTATTACGGGCTACAACCATACGCTCGAAAAGGATGCCCTCTTCGGCCTTCTCCTAGCACTGGAGATGATGGCGGTCACAGGCAAGAACCTGAGCGTCTACCTCGGGGAGATTATGGATGAATTCGGCTATTTCTATCCTGACCGTGCAGGCATATCGGTCGACAAATCACTTATCGGAAAACCTCTCGTTGAGAAACTCTCCGCGATTGCCGAAAACTATCCTGAAGGCGCGTCCATTTCCATCGCAGGACAGCGTCGCACGGTAAAGGACCTTATAACGGTCGATGGCACCAAGCTGGTTTTCGACGACGGTTCATGGCTGATGATCAGACCCTCAGGAACTGAGCCAAAGGTGAGGTTCTATATCGAGGCACGCACGGAGGATGGCAAAAAAGCGGTCTTCGAAACAGCAGAGCGGATGACAAAAGAAGCCCTCGGGATGCAAGGCTACTCTTCGTAATCCGGATTATCATATTCGATCAGGACCTTGTTGCAGGTGACGCACTCCATCGAAACCTTCAGAATCTGAATGCCTCTTGGGAACGAGACGATCTGAATCGTGTGGCCTGCATGTTTCAGCATCTCGTCATAGTTCGACGATTCCTGACTCTCTTTGCCGAGGCAGAATTCAACCTTCATATCTTTTTTTTCAGTCATCGCATCTCCTTTCAGTGCACAACCGGGCCAGCATTAAGGTCCATAGGGTTCATCCTGACTGCCAGAGAAAACAGATACGGGTAATCATCTTTAAGATGCTTCATATATGAGATCCACTCGACAAGAAGTTGGGAATAGGCGCGTTTTATGTCTCCGGAGAGATGGTCAAAGTCCGATTTCGGAAGATTCGCAAAATCTTTCCGCGCAGCAAGCTCCTCAACAAGATGAAATACCGCCCAGAGCAGATCGGTAAATGCATCATGCTCAAGCAGATTTGGGTTTGCAAGAAGGGTCAGCAGAAACGTCCTCTTTTCCGCAAGAAAAGTCTTGAGCTCGTTCAGGTCACCTGTTCTGCTGTCTATCCCGTAGTGAGCGTTTTTGACCGAGGTCTGGGCAATAAGAAAGTCCTTTCCTGTCCATTTTCCGGCTACGAGCATCTTCTCCCGAACGGGCGAAAGGTCGGTGCCGAATCGATAAAGCTGTTTCATCAGCTCAGTTCCGACTTCGATATAAAACGTCCCGATCAGCATATTCATCTTCTTCAGCAGTGACCGTTTCTCCCTCATGCTCAGCAGTTGGTTCAAAAAAAGCGTTACCAGGAGAACCTGAACTGGCACAAAGGCAATGTCCTGCAGCATATAAAATAAGGTATCCTCGGTCTTATGAAAGATGGCCACCTGGACAAGATAAAAGCTGGCTGAAATACCGACCAGCGCAGCGGTAAGGAACAGATACCAGCGAAACTGCTTCATGCGTGACTCCTTGCCAAAAAAATTTCGTGTATTATATCATGCCTCACCGTCCATATATAATTCACTGCCTTCGCCAAAACAGACTTTTTCTGAACTCGTCGAAGTTGATTTGCATTGCATGATTTTTGTAACATCTTTATATCCCGATACCATCTGTCTCGCGGGGAGATTCCTGTCTTCTGAAATAACCATTACACTTGGAGGCGTTTGTGAAAAAAATGAATCTTGACCAACTCTGCATCAACACGATACGGATGCTCTCTGCTGACGCGGTGCAGCAGGCAAATTCGGGCCATCCCGGCATGCCTATGGGAGATGCTGCAATGGCCTATGTGCTCTGGAGCAGATTTCTGAGACACAACCCGAAAAACCCCTACTGGCAGAATCGCGACCGTTTCGTGCTCTCGGCAGGTCATGGGTCCATGCTTCTGTACAGCCTCCTTCATCTTACCGGACATGACATATCGCTCAATGATATAAAGAATTTCAGGCAGTGGGGGAGCAAAACCCCCGGCCATCCCGAGTATTGCCTTGAATGCGGCATAGAGACGACAACAGGGCCGCTCGGCCAGGGCTTTGCAACAGGCGTCGGCATGGCTATGGCGGAGAAATATCTTGAGGACCTCTTTAACAAACCGGGGTTTCCGCTTATCGACTACCACATCTACGGTATTGTTAGCGACGGCGACCTTATGGAGGGACTCTCCTCAGAAGCTGCGTCGTTGGCAGGTCATCTGAAGCTCGGCAAGATCGTCTACCTCTATTCTGACAATAAGATTACGATTGAGGGCACAACAGATATAGCCTTCACCGAAGACGTTGCAAAGAGATTTGAGGCATACGAATGGCATGTGCAACGGGTAGACGGCGAAGACCTTAAGGGAATCGAAAAAGCGATAACCGCAGCGAAGAAAGAAAAATCAAAACCGTCGATAATTCTGGTGCGCACTCATATCGGCTTTGGCAGTCCACACAAGCAGGACACGCCGGACGTGCATGGCTCACCTCTTGGCGAAGAAGAGCTTGCCATCACCAAGCAGAACCTTGGCATGCCGCTGAAGAAATTTTATATACCCGCTGATGTCCTCCGCACCATGAGGAAAGCGGTTCCAAACGGCAAAAAAGACGAAGCCCTCTGGAACAGTATGTTCAGCAGATACGCAAAGAAATATGCAGAGCAGGCAAAGACCTGGAACACACTGTCATCCGGGAAACTGCCTGAAGGCTGGGAAAAACTTCTG encodes the following:
- a CDS encoding phosphomannomutase, translating into MHPSHTVASSCWKTILSDVENNRQLLSEIERFARENTTPAEVVFGTSGWRGEIGTDYTFNNVRIVTSAIIEMFRSNDGEVVQAMGVKDFDEIKKRGAIVGHDNRFLGPDFAKEVIGLLQKAGIKAWYAGESATPEFSAGIEMLKAACAINLTPSHNPANYAGFKFNPSDGGPAGSEITVKIEMIANRMMAEVSVPETVAPITIEKVDLTSLYLEYIQQRKTIDLQKINKFIAEADCIICIDNVHGSTRGRVQRILGENPKISYLRTVDDFLFGGVAPEPSETNMAGVEKVLAESRAVLKLGVIMDPDGDRIRFSDGTTQIPMNYFGAMALHFLHVHKKFNGVVAKSVGTSNLVNAIAEKLGIPIKETKVGFKNFRPYLLPSSGEKAVVAFEESDGITGYNHTLEKDALFGLLLALEMMAVTGKNLSVYLGEIMDEFGYFYPDRAGISVDKSLIGKPLVEKLSAIAENYPEGASISIAGQRRTVKDLITVDGTKLVFDDGSWLMIRPSGTEPKVRFYIEARTEDGKKAVFETAERMTKEALGMQGYSS
- a CDS encoding 3-isopropylmalate dehydrogenase, coding for MAKTYNIALIPGDGTGPEVVREGVKVLNAAAAKSGFKLEYTSYDFGAERYLRTGETLPDSAIEEFRKFDSMFLGAIGHPDVKPGILETGILLKTRFALDQYINLRPVKLYPNVETPLKDKGPEHIDFVVIRENTGGIYTSIGGATRVGTPDEIATQLMVYDRRTVDRCLKYAFELKRKRNAMNPKYAAKPITLIHKRNVLTHCGDLWYRAFEEMGQKQYPELKRDYNHVDAANMWFVKNPEWFDVAVTENLFGDIITDLGAMIQGGLGVASGGNINPEGVSMFEPMGGSAPKYTGKNVINPMAAIGAAMMMLDTIGESKAAQGIEAAMIAVMQKMKSQAAGQMGMSTTEVGDQIANLVAKN
- a CDS encoding HD domain-containing protein, translated to MEQGKKIKLIDLMICLSDAMDFIDSSVVDHHKRVAYIAHSMAAEMGLSLAQQKDIVLAGALHDIGAFSLAERRNTLAFEIQHPHRHAENGYALLRLFSPLSVVATMVRFHHVPWDHGTGREFKGQEVPLASHMLHLADRIAVLINRKKEILSQASRICRIIQAGAGRLFHPELVDIFMAMSAKEYFWLDLASPSIQTILSQRLRSAQVGIASKDMLGFSQLFSRIIDFKSPFTATHSSGVAASAEFLAGKLGFSQHDCTAMRIAGYMHDLGKLAVPVEILDKPSGLNRKEFNVVRHHTFYTYRILQPIAALQTINKWAAFHHERLDGSGYPFHLKEKDLPLGSQVMAVADVFTALTEDRPYRRGMKRSDTLRVLDDMSVRSALNGQIVAVLGKHFNDLETVRMTAQTDARTKYQTVTA
- the tkt gene encoding transketolase — encoded protein: MNLDQLCINTIRMLSADAVQQANSGHPGMPMGDAAMAYVLWSRFLRHNPKNPYWQNRDRFVLSAGHGSMLLYSLLHLTGHDISLNDIKNFRQWGSKTPGHPEYCLECGIETTTGPLGQGFATGVGMAMAEKYLEDLFNKPGFPLIDYHIYGIVSDGDLMEGLSSEAASLAGHLKLGKIVYLYSDNKITIEGTTDIAFTEDVAKRFEAYEWHVQRVDGEDLKGIEKAITAAKKEKSKPSIILVRTHIGFGSPHKQDTPDVHGSPLGEEELAITKQNLGMPLKKFYIPADVLRTMRKAVPNGKKDEALWNSMFSRYAKKYAEQAKTWNTLSSGKLPEGWEKLLPVFKPEDGSIATRSASGKVLNAIADALPNLIGGSADLAPSNNTHLKKYADFGAAKGGRNIHFGVREHAMGAIMNGMALSRMLIPYGGTFLVFSDYMRPAIRLAALMETHAVYVFTHDSIGLGEDGPTHQPIGHLSSLRAMPHLYVIRPADANETALAWKIAIRDPKRPHALILSRQNLPVLDRKKYGAAEGAEKGGYVLLDCKGTPDIILLSSGAEIHPTLAAAEELQKAGVKARVVNMVSFEIFEEQSAAYKNAVLPLKVEKRLAIEAAATQSWYRYVGLRGNVVGMDRFGASAPAKVLFEKFGFTKENITARAKKLLKT